The following are from one region of the Corylus avellana chromosome ca1, CavTom2PMs-1.0 genome:
- the LOC132167739 gene encoding protein VACUOLELESS GAMETOPHYTES-like: MDEIIKHPGHQHELSLSERKYPFICSGCSREHCDGGVMIYSCRESDCGFSLHESCANLPQELHNPLLHPHPLSLLVHQELWSHCYVCAKPFRSFAFSCDKCESIVVDVKCAFIRLAKEERDHPVPTLHFSHHEHPFLVFENIPAHHIRCRVCGAYCSDPKTYGCLPCGFFLHPSCFNLPEEILHPFHPYHPLTRKPIKKPKRITKDDDDDADVKCNACRRHIWGIQYFGCFAYFCEYCNNTKTSFCLDAECASVIMPAITYEGHDHLLLFLDIDKKLWSITIYHSTQIPHSSPYPYNLSH, translated from the exons ATGGATGAGATTATTAAGCATCCCGGTCACCAGCATGAGTTATCGCTGAGTGAAAGGAAATATCCTTTTATTTGCAGTGGATGCAGCAGAGAACACTGCGATGGAGGTGTGATGATCTACAGTTGCAGGGAATCTGATTGTGGGTTCTCCCTGCACGAATCATGTGCAAATCTACCGCAGGAGTTGCACAACCCCCTTCTTCACCCACACCCTCTTTCCCTGCTAGTACACCAAGAATTGTGGTCTCACTGTTATGTTTGTGCCAAGCCTTTCAGGAGCTTCGCCTTCAGCTGCGACAAGTGCGAGTCCATCGTGGTTGATGTTAAGTGCGCTTTTATAAGGCTAGCGAAAGAAGAAAGGGACCACCCTGTTCCTACACTACATTTTAGCCACCATGAGCATCCATTTCTAGTCTTCGAGAACATACCTGCCCATCACATTAGGTGCCGCGTGTGTGGAGCATACTGCTCGGACCCGAAGACCTATGGTTGCCTCCCATGTGGCTTCTTTCTCCATCCCTCGTGTTTTAACTTGCCGGAAGAGATTTTACATCCCTTTCATCCATACCACCCTCTCACCCGAAAACCCATCAAGAAGCCAAAACGCATCACgaaggatgatgatgatgatgctgatgTTAAATGCAATGCCTGTCGCAGGCATATCTGGGGGATACAGTACTTCGGCTGCTTCGCCTACTTTTGTGAGTACTGTAACAATACGAAGACTAGCTTTTGCTTGGACGCCGAATGCGCTAGTGTGATAATGCCTGCCATAACATACGAAGGCCACGATCACCTTCTACTATTCTTGGACATCGATAAAAAA CTGTGGTCCATTACCATATACCATTCAACACAAATCCCACATTCATCCCCTTATCCTTACAATTTGTCCCATTGA
- the LOC132167747 gene encoding uncharacterized protein LOC132167747, which yields MVIEIFRPFLHNHVLSLSEKKREDKVLCKGCNEHCDEGPIYSCRKCDFNLHESCAKLPQELHNPLLHPHPLSLEFAEYGGLGSYCRACGDDTLRAGLIFRCDKCKYFRVHVKCAFIRPAIEEGEEEAVVVGTHSSHRHHPLLPLENIPAHLINCSVCGKYCSDPKTYGCLPCGFFLHPSCFKLPEEIFHPFHPYHPLTPKRFEISKRFSIDHSRYGDSIIIINHDDNVKCNACREDIPWDTFAYVCECKIKCSFCLQCASVIMPAITYHGHDHLLLFNDNIRKIECSACNKSSACESYGGFRCLYCDCNLHLTCGPLPSTIKHKSHIHPLIPTHSLAEHEDETQDEFYCDACEEERDPFLPIYSCAECHFVAEISCVISEAAKKIADKLAKDFQSVLREFQKAATERETNYAPFVPNEGLPSR from the exons ATGGTGATTGAGATTTTTAGGCCTTTCCTTCACAACCATGTGTTGTCGCTGagtgaaaagaagagagaagataaGGTTTTATGCAAGGGATGCAATGAACATTGCGATGAAGGTCCGATCTACAGTTGCAGGAAATGCGACTTCAACCTGCACGAATCATGTGCAAAGCTACCGCAGGAGTTGCACAACCCCCTTCTTCACCCACACCCTCTTTCCCTAGAATTCGCAGAATACGGTGGGCTTGGGAGTTACTGTAGAGCTTGTGGCGACGATACTCTCCGGGCGGGGTTAATCTTCCGCTGCGACAAGTGCAAGTACTTCAGGGTTCATGTTAAGTGCGCTTTTATAAGGCCAGCGATAGAAGAAGGGGAGGAGGAGGCAGTTGTTGTTGGTACACATTCTAGCCACCGCCATCATCCATTGCTACCCTTGGAGAACATACCTGCCCATCTCATTAACTGCAGCGTATGTGGAAAATACTGCTCGGACCCGAAGACCTATGGTTGCCTCCCATGTGGCTTCTTTCTCCATCCCTCGTGTTTTAAGTTGCCGGAAGAGATTTTCCATCCCTTTCATCCATACCATCCTCTCACCCCAAAACGATTCGAAATTTCTAAAAGATTCTCCATAGATCACTCCAGATATGGAGACTCCATAATCATCATTAATCATGATGATAATGTTAAATGCAATGCCTGTCGCGAGGATATCCCGTGGGACACATTCGCCTACGTTTGTGAGTGTAAGATTAAATGTAGCTTTTGCTTACAATGCGCTAGTGTGATAATGCCTGCCATAACATACCATGGCCACGATCACCTTCTACTATTCAATGACAATATTAGAAAGATCGAGTGCAGCGCTTGCAACAAATCCAGTGCTTGTGAATCATATGGCGGTTTCCGTTGTCTGTATTGTGATTGCAATCTCCATCTTACGTGTGGTCCATTACCATCTACCATTAAACACAAATCCCACATACATCCCCTTATTCCCACGCATTCTCTTGCTGAACATGAAGATGAGACACAAGATGAATTCTATTGCGATGCTTGTGAGGAAGAAAGAGACCCATTCTTACCCATCTATTCTTGCGCCGAATGTCATTTTGTTGCTGAAATTTCTTGCGTCATCTCAGAG GCTGCCAAGAAGATCGCTGATAAGCTCGCAAAAGATTTCCAGTCGGTTCTTAGAGAATTTCAGAAGGCTGCAACTGAGAGGGAAACAAACTATGCTCCTTTTGTTCCTAATGAAGGTCTTCCATCCAGATAG
- the LOC132187350 gene encoding uncharacterized protein LOC132187350, translated as MEVIKHFTHQHELSLSEKKTEDNIRCKVCYEYCDEGVMIYSCRESDCRFTLHESCAKLPQELHNPLLHPHPLSLKRPENKFFEFKCNGCGKISWGFSFHCDKCDVNLDVKCGFIRPAMEEGEEAVVVGTHFSHRQHPWVPLENIPASHIRCSVCGKYCSDPKTYGCLQCGIFLHPSCLNLPEEIFHPFHPYHRLTLKPIKDIDHYHPRTPKRIKDDDDDAVKCNACRRDIYGDEYFGCVAYFCKCCNNTKTSFCLDAECASVIMPAITYEGHDHLLLFLDIDRKVDELIKNCSACKSSTCESYGFRYLDLHFDDNIGDERIKCSACKSTCESYAFRCLDLHCDFNLHLSCGPLPYTIQHKSHIHPLILTICPIEDEKDCEPDEFYCNVCEKERDPFLPIYYCKECPFVAGISCVISEVVSLLKGEHGDVELRNPFGQFGNLIREKQELVTKPALTLFDIFNSLSKAEKSELNHNLERVSSWVGNKEFWEIITSEDQWTEFNFEVDEAYTKFMKFVDIGIEIPIEFRDTKEDVQIPDFKFCYKLRPEEEVVDLEDYKITRKLAPILKDMLSKHGAVSTAWSTLSPNVKLYFLHMLCECIYSMINTKVVDITTNDLLNWWTILEISKWVDFRIQFASDHLKRVALAHFGLSAEKQGSNVLDQLATDIEALKRKLERLTSIKSILIKKCAEASMLKGWKAGVGLLKAGDGLL; from the exons aTGGAGGTTATTAAGCATTTCACTCACCAGCATGAGTTATCGCTGAGTGAAAAGAAGACAGAAGATAACATTAGATGCAAAGTATGCTATGAATACTGCGATGAAGGTGTGATGATCTACAGTTGCAGGGAATCTGATTGTAGGTTCACCCTGCACGAATCATGTGCAAAGCTACCGCAGGAGTTGCACAACCCCCTTCTTCACCCACACCCTCTTTCCCTAAAACGCCCAGAAAACAAGTTTTTTGAATTTAAGTGTAATGGTTGTGGCAAAATTTCCTGGGGCTTCAGCTTCCACTGCGACAAGTGCGACGTCAACCTTGATGTTAAGTGCGGTTTTATAAGGCCTGCGATGGAAGAAGGGGAGGAGGCAGTCGTTGTTGGTACACATTTTAGTCACCGCCAGCATCCATGGGTACCCTTGGAGAACATACCTGCCAGTCACATTCGCTGCAGCGTATGTGGAAAATACTGCTCGGACCCGAAGACCTATGGTTGCCTCCAATGTGGCATCTTTCTCCATCCCTCGTGTTTGAACTTGCCAGAAGAGATTTTCCATCCCTTTCATCCATACCACCGTCTCACCCTAAAACCCATCAAGGATATTGATCATTACCACCCTCGCACCCCAAAACGCATcaaggatgatgatgatgatgctgttAAATGCAATGCCTGTCGCAGGGATATCTACGGGGACGAGTACTTCGGCTGCGTCGCCTACTTTTGTAAGTGCTGTAACAATACCAAGACTAGCTTTTGCTTGGACGCCGAATGCGCTAGTGTGATAATGCCTGCCATAACATACGAAGGCCACGATCACCTCCTACTATTCTTGGACATCGATAGAAAAGTTGATGAACTGATCAAGAACTGCAGCGCTTGCAAATCCAGTACTTGTGAATCATATGGTTTCAGATATCTAGATCTGCATTTCGACGACAATATAGGTGATGAACGGATCAAGTGCAGCGCATGCAAATCCACTTGTGAATCATACGCTTTCAGATGTCTAGATCTGCATTGTGACTTCAATCTCCATCTTAGCTGTGGTCCATTACCATATACCATTCAACACAAATCCCACATTCATCCCCTTATCCTTACAATTTGTCCCATTGAAGATGAAAAGGATTGCGAGCCGGACGAATTCTATTGTAATGTTtgtgagaaagaaagagaccCATTCTTGCCCATTTATTATTGCAAGGAATGTCCTTTTGTTGCCGGAATTTCTTGCGTCATCTCAGAG GTAGTATCATTGCTAAAGGGAGAACATGGAGATGTGGAGCTGAGGAATCCTTTTGGACAGTTTGGAAATTTGATTCGCGAGAAACAAGAACTCGTGACCAAGCCGGCTTTAACCttgtttgatatttttaattctttgagTAAAGCAGAGAAATCTGAATTGAATCATAATCTTGAAAGAGTTAGTTCTTGGGTAGGGAATAAGGAATTTTGGGAAATAATTACTTCAGAAGATCAATGGACAGAATTTAATTTCGAGGTTGACGAGGCTTACACAAAATTCATGAAATTTGTTGATATTGGCATAGAGATTCCTATAGAATTTCGGGATACAAAGGAAGATGTTCAGATTCCGGATTTCAAGTTTTGCTATAAGCTGCGTCCAGAAGAAGAGGTTGTCGATCTTGAGGATTACAAGATTACTCGAAAGTTGGCCCCTATCTTAAAGGACATGCTTTCCAAACACGGGGCTGTTAGTACTGCTTGGTCCACGTTAAGTCCAAACGTGAAACTTTATTTCTTGCACATGTTATGTGAGTGCATATATAGCATGATAAATACCAAAGTTGTGGATATCACCACAAATGATCTTCTCAACTGGTGGACAATCTTGGAAATCTCAAAATGGGTGGACTTTAGAATTCAATTTGCCTCTGATCATTTGAAGAGAGTTGCACTTGCTCATTTTGGTCTTTCTGCTGAAAAGCAAGGAAGCAACGTCCTTGATCAACTTGCTACAGACATCGAGGCACTAAAAAGGAAACTCGAGCGCTTAACATCTATAAAATCCATCTTAATCAAGAAATGCGCAGAAGCTTCAATGCTGAAGGGATGGAAAGCGGGTGTTGGACTACTGAAAGCAGGTGATGGACTACTATAA